A genomic window from Candidatus Obscuribacter sp. includes:
- a CDS encoding DUF4388 domain-containing protein produces the protein MSFLKRHESGGRGVHKLPKQPMPPTLKQLQGIFQDITQQPGLICHLTFGDPPEEYFLAVFKDRLKNEVHWALYLGEGDNSMMLWDQPSSDPGAIYQLITAQFPGLDLRPVTLPIKDSYQQPELPRVSRDKEPTVETPAPNSRVRERPTFEGNLSNLQMPNVLQSIAMSRGSGRLEVENESEQAFIFFLEGVPVHSVSRGLEGESSFIELVSWEEGEFRFYQGSNCEQKTIRRRMETLLMEGSTLDDQYKALKTMGLNDSAILVRKTELADEEAFKLKLKKGTGADALLCKQLYELSGKARAIDAISRLSVPKAQWVPVLFNLASLDLVAFEQKQAPSKEAVTEIKVDWTQAQISERVLMRNDTQIYSYPTYLYLLKNEFLRWERFGRPFSVIILQISTPPSDLHPAGEPLSIALARAVGERIVKLKRKTDYFAHYETFAFALLLIETDSQSAKAFANRLVTNLASESYSDGFTNHQIKVRAGFACIPDDCSTPESLLTLARAT, from the coding sequence ATGAGTTTTTTAAAGAGACATGAATCAGGTGGTCGCGGTGTACATAAGCTGCCAAAACAGCCAATGCCGCCGACGTTAAAGCAACTGCAGGGGATATTTCAGGATATCACTCAACAGCCTGGTCTAATTTGCCATCTGACTTTTGGCGACCCGCCGGAAGAATACTTCTTGGCTGTGTTTAAGGACCGTCTTAAAAACGAAGTGCATTGGGCCCTTTATTTGGGTGAGGGTGATAACTCAATGATGCTTTGGGACCAACCCAGCAGTGATCCTGGCGCCATTTATCAGCTAATTACAGCACAGTTTCCTGGATTGGATTTAAGACCGGTAACCTTACCTATCAAAGACTCTTATCAGCAACCAGAATTACCGCGAGTAAGCCGTGATAAGGAGCCGACTGTTGAGACGCCCGCACCTAATTCCCGTGTCAGAGAAAGACCGACGTTTGAGGGCAATCTAAGCAATCTACAGATGCCAAACGTTTTGCAGTCCATTGCTATGAGCCGGGGCAGCGGCAGGCTCGAAGTAGAAAACGAATCCGAACAGGCCTTCATCTTCTTTCTTGAAGGTGTGCCTGTCCACAGTGTCAGTCGCGGACTGGAAGGTGAGTCTTCCTTTATCGAGCTAGTCTCCTGGGAGGAAGGTGAGTTTCGCTTTTACCAGGGCTCAAACTGTGAGCAGAAGACAATCAGGCGACGCATGGAAACCCTCTTGATGGAGGGATCAACACTTGATGATCAATACAAAGCTCTTAAAACTATGGGACTGAACGATTCTGCCATCCTTGTAAGAAAGACTGAACTGGCTGATGAAGAAGCCTTTAAATTAAAGCTCAAGAAAGGAACTGGCGCGGATGCGTTGTTGTGCAAGCAACTTTACGAGCTCAGTGGCAAGGCTCGTGCCATTGATGCAATCAGTAGACTTAGCGTACCTAAGGCTCAGTGGGTTCCTGTTCTATTTAATCTAGCGTCCTTAGATCTGGTTGCCTTTGAGCAAAAGCAAGCGCCGAGTAAAGAAGCGGTCACTGAAATTAAAGTAGATTGGACTCAAGCTCAAATCTCTGAACGAGTATTGATGCGCAATGACACGCAGATTTACAGTTATCCCACTTATCTTTACTTACTAAAAAACGAATTTCTTCGCTGGGAACGTTTTGGGCGCCCATTTTCAGTGATAATTCTTCAGATTTCTACTCCTCCCAGTGACCTGCATCCAGCAGGCGAACCCCTCTCTATTGCATTGGCTAGAGCTGTTGGTGAGCGCATAGTCAAACTGAAGCGCAAGACTGATTACTTTGCACACTACGAAACTTTTGCCTTCGCTCTGCTGCTAATAGAGACTGATAGCCAATCAGCTAAAGCCTTTGCAAATAGACTTGTTACCAACTTGGCTAGCGAGTCTTACAGTGATGGCTTCACTAACCACCAAATCAAGGTCAGGGCAGGATTTGCTTGCATTCCAGATGACTGCTCTACGCCAGAGTCTCTGCTCACGCTAGCAAGAGCTACATGA
- a CDS encoding tetratricopeptide repeat protein, with translation MRHAGIFSNSLMLALSVACIASRPALSAQTQPTETGNAKGDSDAAQATKKDSNSESVTHAMLRKGYDQLRKNDLEKAIPTLCNVVRADRDSPSARRYLAFALLQQGEGKAALSQLNALSLLQESTTFDIMLKAVALDMIGEHEKALEYFRETMERDPDSDYYRIKTIDQLLILFKYEEAMELATDGYNSTTDAKVAAIYRQRIGKISAIQRLTSKDPKDFVRQGQ, from the coding sequence GTGAGACACGCCGGGATTTTTAGTAATAGTTTGATGCTAGCTCTGTCAGTTGCTTGTATTGCATCAAGACCAGCATTATCTGCGCAGACCCAGCCGACAGAGACAGGCAATGCCAAAGGCGATAGCGATGCAGCACAGGCAACAAAAAAGGACTCCAATAGCGAGTCCGTGACACATGCAATGCTGAGAAAGGGCTACGATCAACTGCGCAAAAATGACCTGGAAAAAGCCATACCGACATTATGTAATGTAGTGCGAGCTGATCGCGATAGTCCAAGCGCAAGACGTTATTTAGCCTTTGCTCTGCTTCAGCAAGGCGAAGGTAAAGCAGCCTTGAGTCAGCTCAATGCGCTGAGTCTTTTACAGGAGAGCACAACCTTTGACATAATGCTAAAAGCAGTGGCATTAGACATGATAGGAGAGCACGAAAAAGCTTTAGAATACTTTCGCGAAACGATGGAAAGAGATCCAGACTCTGACTACTATCGAATCAAAACCATCGACCAATTACTCATACTTTTTAAGTACGAAGAAGCAATGGAGTTAGCGACGGATGGCTACAACTCAACAACAGACGCAAAAGTTGCAGCCATCTATCGACAAAGAATAGGCAAAATAAGTGCTATTCAAAGGCTCACTTCAAAAGATCCCAAGGACTTCGTAAGGCAAGGGCAATAA
- a CDS encoding prepilin-type N-terminal cleavage/methylation domain-containing protein, with product MRAGYYQPKRSRSGFSLIEVMISGFLLVLLAVFAADLCLLIFGCSVNDKCCRDVVRAAAQQPNAIKALQFAQASVKNHKTDGTFISPITLVGNTVNYNDFGGAPPVGQAPFVQVTTRVTVTLPAPIYFFGGTFTNQMDFTQTYTSPIVKTKYLLP from the coding sequence ATGAGAGCTGGCTACTATCAGCCCAAAAGATCTAGGTCTGGATTCAGCCTCATTGAAGTAATGATTAGTGGATTTTTGCTTGTTCTACTTGCTGTATTTGCTGCCGATCTCTGCTTATTGATTTTTGGCTGTTCAGTAAATGACAAATGTTGTAGAGATGTGGTTAGAGCCGCAGCCCAACAACCAAACGCTATTAAGGCCTTACAGTTTGCCCAGGCATCGGTAAAAAATCATAAGACAGATGGCACATTTATCTCTCCAATTACACTTGTTGGCAATACCGTAAACTATAACGACTTTGGCGGCGCTCCTCCCGTGGGACAAGCACCATTTGTACAGGTGACAACAAGAGTCACCGTAACACTGCCAGCACCGATATACTTTTTTGGTGGCACTTTTACCAACCAGATGGACTTTACTCAGACTTATACAAGTCCAATTGTCAAAACCAAATATTTATTGCCGTAA
- a CDS encoding VWA domain-containing protein — translation MRRNRGQAALALNIVLTIFVVGTLGMVTYEISRILLAREQLRNCLEMASLAGGAAMASSNATGSAAQNESKTVAMNLLQMNSVLGSSLHGNVTIGSSATALSPTPGKTEVYFEFVDPVTKQPVASNQQANVLRVHGAYAYPLFAGGFGAIGVSTYTFTAQAMSGMPALDLVILDNTSGSMDDQTPVTLIRRHWDQSSNDRIIYTQPGAGPGPGNQGTIAGMFCPPLTGSQVNGLPPQNLEAGGDPRTSNCPKEFSEVGPSGSTKPLRGITQDSVPGDAPPSIPPQGGVGAANLTPGPGYAGDGSIGNAALLRPNKAMPQFDKPAIKDFDKFFISPAYAHFTADGRINYEATNTFSPDPTLFTDLVVNIDGNTDFMSYTDPDFPAYPFDDLDTLVEAARGNMENGSVAPDAWISWNLQGIAQPGYKEAYELIAYKRLEPKRSLESSLINFMTKVSQTSDCHFSFIAFADRAGASDTDVEVAPAVSWGYPVAGKVKVALPRICLAQGTNNYQTIKDVLTPPTTIAPGGPRTLMKPNGGCNLAHGLQEALADLQGTGSRKGAMKAIVIVTDKVPTRDLANNKYSSPTSNGQAFNDAMTFADQCNSLGIPIFIVALDQQNGQMTPYLQAQYSDTSTTGIVKTAGHGGALYINNWTNPTNTRRSLDTSFNNVVRQLTSLVQG, via the coding sequence ATGCGCAGAAATCGGGGCCAGGCGGCCCTTGCACTCAACATAGTATTGACTATTTTTGTTGTCGGTACTCTCGGGATGGTTACATACGAGATAAGCCGCATACTACTCGCTCGAGAGCAGCTCAGAAACTGCCTGGAGATGGCAAGTCTCGCAGGTGGAGCGGCCATGGCATCAAGCAATGCGACTGGAAGTGCAGCACAGAACGAATCAAAAACTGTGGCCATGAACTTACTACAGATGAATTCGGTACTTGGCAGCTCCCTCCATGGCAATGTGACTATCGGCAGTAGTGCGACGGCTCTTAGTCCGACACCTGGTAAAACCGAAGTCTATTTTGAATTTGTTGATCCTGTTACAAAGCAACCTGTGGCGTCTAACCAACAAGCCAACGTACTTCGTGTACACGGTGCATATGCGTATCCTCTATTCGCCGGTGGCTTCGGGGCTATTGGTGTTTCGACCTATACATTCACTGCCCAGGCGATGTCTGGCATGCCTGCCCTTGACCTCGTTATTCTAGACAATACCTCAGGGTCCATGGATGATCAGACTCCCGTGACACTTATCCGCAGACATTGGGATCAAAGTAGCAATGACAGGATTATCTATACTCAGCCAGGAGCTGGTCCAGGGCCTGGCAATCAAGGCACTATAGCGGGGATGTTTTGTCCGCCTTTGACTGGCAGTCAGGTCAACGGATTGCCACCGCAAAATCTTGAAGCAGGCGGAGATCCCAGGACTAGCAATTGCCCCAAAGAGTTTAGTGAAGTAGGCCCCTCTGGCTCAACCAAACCACTCCGAGGCATCACTCAAGACAGCGTCCCTGGGGATGCCCCTCCCAGCATTCCACCGCAGGGCGGAGTGGGTGCCGCCAACCTGACTCCTGGGCCTGGTTATGCAGGAGATGGTTCGATTGGCAATGCAGCACTTCTGCGTCCGAACAAAGCAATGCCTCAATTCGATAAGCCGGCAATCAAAGACTTTGACAAATTTTTTATCAGTCCAGCCTACGCACACTTCACGGCAGACGGAAGAATCAACTACGAAGCGACAAACACATTTAGTCCTGACCCTACTTTGTTTACAGATTTAGTCGTCAATATTGATGGCAATACAGACTTTATGAGCTATACAGATCCTGATTTCCCAGCTTATCCCTTTGATGACTTGGATACTCTGGTAGAAGCAGCCAGAGGAAACATGGAAAACGGTTCTGTCGCTCCTGACGCCTGGATATCGTGGAACCTTCAGGGTATCGCTCAACCAGGCTACAAAGAAGCCTATGAGCTAATTGCTTACAAGAGATTAGAACCCAAAAGGAGTTTAGAAAGCTCCCTGATCAATTTCATGACAAAGGTGTCACAGACATCTGACTGCCACTTCTCATTTATCGCCTTTGCAGATCGAGCCGGTGCGAGTGACACTGATGTAGAAGTTGCACCGGCAGTATCCTGGGGATACCCAGTGGCTGGCAAGGTCAAGGTGGCATTACCGCGCATCTGTCTGGCACAAGGTACAAACAACTACCAAACTATTAAGGACGTGCTTACCCCACCAACAACAATAGCGCCAGGCGGACCCCGCACATTAATGAAGCCAAATGGTGGATGCAATCTAGCCCATGGTCTTCAGGAAGCTCTGGCTGATTTACAAGGTACAGGTAGCCGCAAAGGAGCGATGAAGGCAATTGTAATAGTTACCGATAAAGTACCGACGCGGGACTTAGCTAACAACAAATATTCAAGTCCCACTAGCAATGGTCAAGCTTTTAACGATGCGATGACTTTTGCAGATCAATGCAATTCGTTAGGTATACCTATTTTTATCGTGGCACTAGATCAACAAAACGGACAAATGACGCCATATCTACAAGCTCAATACAGCGACACAAGTACAACTGGTATTGTAAAGACAGCGGGACACGGGGGAGCACTCTACATCAATAACTGGACTAATCCCACCAACACCAGAAGGAGCCTGGACACAAGCTTTAACAATGTAGTTAGACAGCTGACATCACTTGTGCAGGGTTAG
- the murJ gene encoding murein biosynthesis integral membrane protein MurJ, translating into MKTVDCANDKIIEGTPDSTVIDSSPPAPVDSDKKPTSQKQPSLGKTFSLVALLTVLSKFAGLARDIIILQYFGTTRIADAFNVATLFTGNILVLFGGLGGPFHSSAVTVLTPRKDSGDCGRLTIQLLVWTGLVMGLITALVFLAAPYIVPIVAPGSGTLADKQIFWQETVSQLRVMSPLILIAGLVGIGCGISNTYNQFFWPSMAPAVASLAIIISVTGFNKYGGICLAAGTLVGAIGQLIVQLPGMLRASPTIKGLNLFGKMEPGMQEYIQMLWPATISTSIGYLYSYVDVFFTSQIEEGGWTALVNANRLVQLPLGVLLTAMLVPILPRFTMYVTEDKISDLKAELRKALTLLWFLALPMSAILLAVPAPIVRLLFERGKFNEHSTELLTTVLLFLVPSIFFYVARDLITRVFYAHRDSKTPYHVGMFAIFVKALITWLLVSQLHLGLGGIALSTSLITVFNLTLLSVLLRKKIGNLGAGKLVKPVAIMLLASALCGGISYYLYAMVYPIVLGLVASMVLAVKIKTMLVIFTSLAISCGTGLLAYLVVCYLGKLDEVKQIAKRLRLAR; encoded by the coding sequence TTGAAGACAGTGGATTGCGCTAACGATAAAATCATCGAGGGCACGCCTGACTCGACCGTTATCGATAGCAGTCCGCCCGCTCCAGTAGATTCTGACAAAAAGCCAACCAGCCAAAAACAACCAAGCCTGGGCAAGACTTTTAGTCTTGTCGCCTTACTTACTGTGCTCTCTAAGTTTGCCGGACTGGCGCGCGACATCATCATCTTGCAGTATTTTGGTACGACCAGGATAGCCGATGCCTTTAACGTGGCCACGCTATTTACTGGCAATATCCTGGTTTTGTTTGGTGGTCTTGGTGGACCATTCCACTCATCAGCTGTAACTGTGCTTACCCCGCGCAAAGATAGTGGAGACTGCGGCAGACTGACCATACAACTATTGGTCTGGACCGGTCTTGTGATGGGACTGATTACAGCCCTGGTATTTTTGGCAGCACCGTATATAGTGCCTATCGTAGCACCAGGCTCAGGCACGCTTGCTGACAAGCAAATCTTTTGGCAAGAGACAGTGAGCCAACTGCGCGTCATGTCTCCTCTCATTTTGATAGCAGGTCTGGTCGGCATTGGTTGCGGTATCTCCAATACTTATAATCAATTCTTTTGGCCTTCTATGGCACCAGCAGTAGCATCACTAGCAATTATCATCAGTGTCACCGGCTTTAATAAATACGGTGGCATCTGCCTGGCAGCAGGCACGCTGGTAGGTGCTATCGGGCAGCTCATAGTGCAGCTCCCCGGTATGCTCAGAGCCAGTCCCACCATCAAAGGACTCAATCTCTTTGGCAAGATGGAGCCAGGCATGCAGGAGTACATCCAGATGCTCTGGCCAGCGACAATCTCCACATCGATTGGCTATCTATATAGTTATGTAGACGTGTTCTTTACCTCACAGATAGAGGAGGGCGGCTGGACTGCTCTAGTAAACGCCAATCGTCTCGTACAACTGCCTCTGGGCGTCTTACTCACAGCTATGCTTGTGCCAATCCTGCCCCGCTTTACCATGTACGTCACAGAGGACAAGATAAGCGACCTCAAAGCCGAGCTGCGCAAGGCGCTGACACTGCTCTGGTTTTTAGCCCTGCCCATGTCGGCGATATTGCTTGCTGTGCCCGCTCCAATTGTGCGCTTGCTCTTTGAGCGTGGCAAGTTTAACGAGCACTCCACTGAGCTTCTCACTACTGTACTTTTGTTTTTAGTGCCGAGTATTTTCTTTTATGTAGCCAGAGACTTGATCACACGCGTCTTTTACGCTCATAGAGATAGCAAGACTCCCTATCATGTCGGCATGTTTGCTATCTTTGTCAAAGCCCTTATCACCTGGCTGTTGGTCTCGCAACTCCATCTGGGTCTGGGTGGTATCGCGCTATCGACAAGTCTTATCACAGTCTTTAACCTGACACTACTATCTGTTTTGCTACGCAAAAAGATAGGCAACCTGGGTGCGGGTAAACTAGTAAAGCCAGTAGCCATAATGCTTTTAGCCTCAGCACTCTGCGGTGGCATTAGCTATTATCTGTATGCGATGGTCTATCCCATCGTGCTGGGACTGGTAGCGTCCATGGTGCTAGCCGTTAAAATCAAAACCATGCTCGTTATCTTTACGTCGCTGGCAATCTCTTGTGGCACCGGACTCTTAGCTTATCTCGTGGTCTGTTATCTGGGCAAGTTAGATGAAGTCAAACAAATAGCCAAACGTTTGCGCCTGGCGAGATAA